A genomic stretch from Chitinophaga agri includes:
- a CDS encoding DUF3320 domain-containing protein, whose product MKESILIKLEASRRELLDLGLRNPLLNYRLPVSRGVHIEQETVSSIYEVLVKQGKAMTFLPKADVKEKKAVAEQETIPEIVPVEPVVLPEVEEVVYDTRLQTAETATALQNRLLNTYYAARTSLEEQGVNILFLTLGMLKWYEKDNGKEARYAPLILIPVSLERSSARERFRLRYTGSDVEMNLSLQTKIKAEYGIILPDIPEGDDIAVNEYIQQVADTINGMQGWDVITDTAELGFFSFGKLMLYHDLDSDGWPADEQPADHPILQSLFGDGFSDGAPVVPEDAFIDTDTNAHELHQVVDADGSQLLAMLAVQEGRNLVIQGPPGTGKSQTITNLIANAIGEGKKVLFVAEKMAALEVVKRRLDSIQLGDACLELHSHKANKKELHQELRKTLELRKPAILQLQQEVTLLNDYRQELNDYSIAVNTPVGESGITPQQLMGYLLQLKEQFPDTTLPRIPLPDMDKWNALNMKRAEAMSARIEHRLKETGMPSSLLFWGVSLTVLTPPEQDRLTPLLQKAFDTITSLQHESAVIAGQVGLSMPLSRKYSMDLSFFVQLASIRPDITGVNLRHPAWLQQKEDIKELLQTGKRLRQIRQVYDAILIPEAWDQQVLEIRQHLLAYGDKWYKFLKGDYNKTNRQLAALCKAGVPDELSEKLACVDAILEARRLEKQLQEQELLAKDLFLQRWQKGQSNWDVLEAITNYVTEVHKQISYGTCTVVILDYLEKNEPVEIAKKYYDTLLRVLQQHGAAIDVIISSFALNEQRRFRDVTPLLQRTYEEQLVMMQSWINGLPEIHHAISWNNLEATARTEGLQTLTDAVAYWPEAVTALKGALQKTWYEYLWEKALMTHAALRKFERSSHEAAVKQFVKLDTLNLQYNRARAALKHYEGIPPMEAGGQVNVLRTEFNKKARHMPIRKLVQAAGLAIQAIKPVFMMSPLSIANFLPPGSLQFDLVIFDEASQVRPVDALGALLRGKQLVVVGDSKQLPPSSFFDSLLKEVDDDENVTADMPSILGMCDAQGAPQRMLRWHYRSRHESLIAMSNHEFYENKLVIFPSPGAAHQMGLVYHHLKEATYDRGKTRTNQQEADAITAAVIEHAHKHPGMSLGVVAFSTAQMQAIQQSLESARKKMPELEMFFRAHPHEPFFVKNLENVQGDERDVIFISIGYGRTPEGTVSLSFGPLNNEGGEKRLNVLITRAKQCCEVFTNLTADDIDLTKTESEGVRALKNFLYFAQHGSMNRVYTDVFPANIPFETLVADQLTAAGYNVKKQLGSKGFYIDLAVVDPDYPGKYIMGIMCDGAAYHSARSAKDRDRLRQQVLENMGWNIYTVWSTDWFRHPVRELKRLISAIEAIRENGVDQQETVVPTEDYTMVREEDEEGTDIPLYEMAVLPEEIALKDLHQHPADKLRSWLEMIVRVESPVHVEEATRRILDAAEVSRVGNRIREVLKAAIADAVGNETVIVKDEFLWDAEMQQPFVRSRANLPSASRKMTYIAPEELNVVIEKVVADAVAITATAAIPVIAKTLGFARVTEDLRAELEDAVETALADGIIYQDDEWLKVK is encoded by the coding sequence ATGAAGGAATCAATCCTTATTAAACTGGAAGCATCCCGCAGGGAATTGTTGGACCTGGGACTACGTAACCCCTTGCTAAATTATCGTTTACCCGTAAGTCGCGGAGTACATATCGAACAGGAGACCGTCAGCAGTATTTACGAAGTACTGGTGAAACAGGGAAAGGCGATGACTTTCCTACCGAAAGCGGATGTGAAGGAAAAGAAAGCCGTAGCAGAACAGGAGACAATACCCGAAATTGTACCTGTTGAACCTGTAGTATTGCCTGAAGTGGAAGAAGTAGTATATGATACCCGGTTACAGACAGCAGAAACAGCTACCGCTTTACAGAACAGATTACTTAATACATACTATGCTGCACGTACCAGTCTTGAAGAACAAGGTGTTAATATCCTGTTCCTTACATTGGGTATGTTAAAATGGTATGAAAAAGATAATGGTAAAGAGGCTCGTTATGCGCCGCTTATTTTAATACCTGTATCTCTTGAACGATCAAGTGCAAGAGAAAGGTTTCGTTTGCGCTATACCGGTAGTGATGTTGAAATGAATCTTAGCTTACAGACTAAGATCAAGGCTGAATATGGAATTATACTTCCTGATATACCAGAAGGAGATGACATAGCTGTTAATGAATATATACAACAGGTCGCAGATACTATTAATGGTATGCAGGGATGGGACGTGATCACAGATACTGCAGAACTGGGCTTCTTTTCATTTGGTAAACTGATGTTGTATCATGACCTGGATAGTGATGGATGGCCTGCTGATGAACAGCCTGCGGATCATCCGATATTACAGAGTTTGTTCGGAGATGGATTCAGTGATGGTGCGCCTGTTGTTCCGGAAGACGCATTCATTGATACAGACACGAATGCACATGAATTACACCAGGTAGTTGATGCGGATGGCTCACAATTGCTAGCTATGCTGGCGGTACAGGAAGGTCGTAACCTTGTGATACAGGGGCCTCCTGGTACAGGTAAATCGCAGACAATTACCAATCTTATCGCCAATGCAATTGGTGAAGGAAAGAAGGTATTGTTCGTGGCAGAAAAGATGGCTGCTCTTGAGGTGGTAAAACGTAGGCTTGACAGTATACAGCTAGGCGATGCCTGTCTTGAACTGCATAGCCATAAAGCCAATAAAAAAGAATTACACCAGGAATTAAGAAAGACGCTGGAGCTACGTAAGCCGGCTATTCTTCAGTTGCAACAGGAAGTTACACTACTGAATGACTATCGTCAGGAGCTGAATGATTATAGTATTGCTGTTAATACACCTGTTGGTGAAAGTGGTATTACGCCGCAGCAATTGATGGGATATCTGCTGCAGTTAAAAGAGCAGTTTCCTGATACTACATTGCCAAGAATTCCTTTACCTGATATGGATAAATGGAATGCACTGAACATGAAACGTGCAGAAGCTATGTCGGCAAGAATAGAGCATAGACTGAAAGAAACAGGAATGCCTTCTTCTTTATTGTTCTGGGGAGTTAGCTTAACCGTATTAACGCCTCCAGAACAGGATAGATTAACGCCTTTGTTGCAAAAGGCATTCGATACAATCACATCGCTGCAACATGAAAGTGCCGTGATTGCAGGACAGGTGGGATTGTCTATGCCGCTTAGCAGAAAGTATAGTATGGATCTTTCTTTCTTTGTACAACTGGCATCCATACGTCCTGATATAACAGGAGTGAACTTAAGGCATCCGGCGTGGTTGCAACAGAAAGAGGATATCAAAGAGTTATTGCAGACAGGAAAACGTTTGCGACAGATACGTCAGGTATATGACGCAATTCTTATTCCTGAAGCATGGGATCAGCAAGTGCTTGAGATCAGACAGCATCTACTGGCGTATGGTGATAAGTGGTATAAGTTTTTAAAAGGCGATTATAATAAAACGAATCGCCAGCTGGCTGCCTTATGTAAAGCTGGAGTACCGGATGAGTTGTCTGAGAAACTTGCTTGTGTTGACGCTATTCTGGAAGCAAGGCGGCTGGAAAAGCAATTGCAGGAGCAGGAGTTACTGGCGAAAGATCTGTTCCTGCAACGCTGGCAGAAGGGACAGTCTAACTGGGATGTGCTGGAAGCTATTACTAATTATGTTACAGAAGTGCATAAGCAGATCAGCTATGGTACTTGTACGGTGGTAATACTAGATTATCTGGAGAAGAATGAGCCAGTTGAAATAGCGAAAAAATATTACGATACTTTATTGAGAGTGTTGCAACAACATGGAGCTGCTATTGATGTCATTATCAGTTCATTTGCGTTGAATGAGCAGCGGAGATTCAGAGATGTGACGCCATTATTACAGCGCACCTATGAAGAGCAGCTGGTGATGATGCAGTCATGGATAAATGGTTTGCCGGAAATCCATCATGCTATTTCCTGGAACAACCTCGAGGCTACGGCCAGAACAGAAGGATTGCAAACATTGACGGATGCTGTTGCTTATTGGCCGGAAGCAGTAACTGCGTTAAAAGGAGCATTGCAGAAAACATGGTATGAATATCTGTGGGAAAAAGCATTGATGACACATGCCGCATTGAGAAAATTTGAGCGGTCCAGTCATGAAGCTGCCGTAAAGCAGTTTGTGAAACTGGATACGTTAAATCTTCAGTATAACAGGGCACGTGCAGCGTTGAAACATTACGAAGGTATTCCACCAATGGAGGCTGGTGGACAGGTAAATGTGCTGCGTACAGAGTTTAATAAGAAGGCAAGACATATGCCTATACGTAAACTGGTGCAGGCAGCAGGATTAGCTATACAGGCGATTAAGCCTGTATTTATGATGAGTCCACTTTCTATTGCCAATTTTCTTCCACCCGGATCATTGCAATTCGATCTGGTGATATTTGATGAGGCCAGTCAGGTAAGGCCTGTTGATGCATTAGGTGCGTTGCTAAGAGGAAAACAACTGGTAGTTGTAGGAGATAGTAAACAGTTGCCACCCAGTAGCTTCTTTGACTCATTATTAAAAGAAGTAGATGATGACGAGAACGTAACAGCGGATATGCCGAGCATTCTCGGGATGTGTGATGCACAGGGTGCGCCACAGCGAATGTTACGATGGCACTATCGTAGCCGGCACGAGTCACTGATCGCTATGTCGAATCACGAGTTCTACGAAAACAAACTGGTGATATTTCCAAGCCCTGGTGCAGCACATCAGATGGGGTTAGTTTATCATCATCTGAAGGAAGCTACATACGATCGTGGTAAGACCAGAACAAACCAGCAGGAGGCAGATGCAATTACTGCGGCTGTTATTGAACATGCGCACAAACATCCGGGAATGAGTCTGGGAGTGGTTGCTTTTTCGACAGCGCAAATGCAGGCGATACAACAGTCACTTGAATCGGCGAGAAAGAAGATGCCGGAGCTCGAGATGTTCTTCAGAGCGCATCCGCATGAGCCATTCTTTGTGAAGAACCTTGAGAACGTCCAGGGGGATGAACGTGATGTGATTTTTATCAGCATAGGCTATGGCAGAACCCCGGAAGGAACAGTAAGCCTGTCTTTTGGTCCGCTGAACAATGAAGGCGGAGAGAAACGACTGAATGTCTTGATCACACGTGCGAAACAATGTTGTGAAGTGTTTACTAATCTGACAGCGGATGATATTGATCTTACCAAGACCGAAAGTGAGGGTGTACGTGCGTTGAAAAACTTCCTTTACTTCGCGCAACATGGATCAATGAATCGGGTATATACGGATGTTTTTCCTGCTAACATACCTTTTGAAACATTGGTAGCAGATCAGCTGACTGCCGCAGGATACAATGTTAAGAAGCAGTTAGGAAGCAAAGGATTTTACATCGACCTCGCTGTTGTAGATCCGGATTATCCTGGCAAGTATATTATGGGTATAATGTGTGATGGAGCGGCATATCATTCTGCAAGATCAGCAAAAGACAGAGATAGGTTACGCCAGCAGGTACTGGAGAATATGGGATGGAATATTTATACCGTGTGGAGTACGGACTGGTTCCGTCATCCAGTGCGTGAGTTAAAACGATTGATCTCAGCGATTGAAGCTATACGAGAAAATGGCGTTGATCAGCAGGAGACAGTAGTGCCTACCGAAGATTATACAATGGTCAGAGAGGAAGATGAAGAAGGGACAGACATACCATTATATGAGATGGCGGTATTACCGGAAGAAATTGCACTCAAGGACCTGCACCAGCATCCGGCGGATAAGTTAAGATCATGGCTGGAGATGATCGTACGGGTAGAAAGTCCTGTACATGTTGAGGAGGCAACCCGCAGAATATTGGATGCAGCAGAGGTATCGCGTGTAGGTAACAGGATACGCGAAGTGTTGAAGGCCGCAATTGCCGATGCTGTAGGTAATGAAACAGTTATTGTAAAAGACGAATTCCTGTGGGATGCCGAGATGCAGCAACCATTCGTACGAAGCAGGGCGAATCTTCCTTCTGCATCGCGAAAGATGACTTACATAGCACCGGAGGAATTGAACGTGGTGATTGAAAAAGTGGTAGCAGATGCGGTGGCAATTACGGCAACAGCGGCTATCCCTGTTATTGCAAAGACGTTAGGTTTTGCAAGGGTAACAGAAGACCTGCGTGCCGAGCTGGAGGATGCTGTAGAAACAGCCCTGGCAGATGGCATCATCTACCAGGACGATGAATGGTTAAAAGTTAAGTAG